In Colletotrichum higginsianum IMI 349063 chromosome 3, whole genome shotgun sequence, a genomic segment contains:
- a CDS encoding Ferric reductase transmembrane, which produces MSLPWLSQPVMLHSSRDAGTCSMTPEQCAFKTGYWVFWYEADHRYGLPTVALFLAVILLVAVGSFAATYAPKSLRRRPLWSRLVSLGRLMAYKNWRLGSWNSQSLGTYVLGVIGAVFFFAMTLGPQPYYWPNTRKLSFGNSPPIATRAGYMALACMPFLFVLGAKANPISALTGISHEKLNIWHNWVAWAMFVLALVHTFPFIVFHVWKGDIVMQWNDGGTWVTGVVALLAQAWLTIMSIRWIRDRYYEFFKATHLLAAAVFFVFFFIHCDFRLTSWDYFIATAVLYSLCFFYAQARTFMEHGVRRARLSLITPSCLMVVVETDTRWTPGQHVYLRFLTAGIHALTAHPFTICSVPRRGEKSEMVFYVQPRKGVTGRLARIAAKAPGISVPVLLDGPYGGVTARWFSGFDRTLVVAGGAGAGFSLPIIEHFLQSSRNNKSESEMTVVIATRDPNFREWYCEALESAVVRQQNASDTKSSRVFIHYHETECSVSNNPGSSEADTSIKAPTKSVEKEPGAGDADCWVSDSGSVSLQRAGGRPDILSLARRTMESEGSVGVLACGPASMVFDVGRAAAEGQRRILSGGSGASEVWFYNESFS; this is translated from the exons ATGTCTCTTCCGTGGCTGAGCCAGCCCGTCATGCTGCACTCGAGCCGAGACGCGGGCACCTGTTCCATGACACCCGAGCAGTGCGCCTTCAAGACCGGCTACTGGGTCTTTTGGTACGAGGCCGACCACCGATACGGGCTGCCGAccgtcgccctcttcctcgccgtcatactccttgtcgccgtcggcagctTTGCGGCGACCTACGCGCCGAAATCGTTGCGACGCAGGCCGCTCTGGTCGCGGCTTGTATCGCTGGGCCGTCTGATGGCCTACAAGAACTGGCGTCTTGGTTCCTGGAACAGCCAGTCGCTGGGCACCTACGTCCTCGGGGTGATaggcgccgtcttcttcttcg CAATGACTCTCGGCCCTCAGCCATACTACTGGCCCAACACGCGAAAACTCAGCTTCGGCAACTCGCCGCCCATAGCCACCCGTGCCGGATACATGGCCCTGGCCTGCATGCCGTTTCTGTT cgtcctcggcgccaaaGCAAACCCGATTTCCGCCCTCACCGGGATCTCCCACGAGAAGCTCAACATCTGGCACAACTGGGTCGCGTGGGCCATGTTCGTCCTGGCTCTCGTCCACACGTTCCCGTTCATCGTGTTCCACGTCTGGAAGGGAGACATCGTGATGCAGTGGAACGACGGGGGAACGTGGGtcaccggcgtcgtcgcgctCCTGGCCCAAGCCTGGCTGACAATCATGTCGATTCGTTGGATTCG AGACCGGTACTACGAGTTCTTCAAAGCCACTcacctcctcgccgcggccgtctttttcgtcttcttcttcattcACTGCGACTTCCGCCTGACGTCGTGGGACTACTTCATCGCAACGGCCGTCCTGTACTCCCTCTGCTTCTTCTACGCTCAGGCTAGAACTTTCATGGAGCACGGCGTCCGCCGCGCTCGGCTGTCACTCATAACTCCGAGCTGCCTTATGGTCGTCGTGGAGACCGACACGCGGTGGACACCGGGCCAGCACGTCTACCTCCGGTTCCTGACGGCCGGCATCCACGCGCTCACCGCGCATCCCTTCACAATATGCTCTGTGCCGCGCCGCGGAGAGAAGAGCGAGATGGTCTTCTACGTCCAGCCCAGGAAGGGAGTGACCGGTCGACTGGCCCGGATCGCGGCAAAGGCCCCCGGGATTTCGGTTCCGGTGCTCCTCGACGGACCGTACGGCGGGGTGACGGCTCGGTGGTTTTCCGGGTTTGATCGGACTCTGGTGGTagccggcggtgccggtgcgGGATTCTCCCTCCCGATCATCGAGCACTTCCTCCAATCAAGCCGCAACAACAAGTCGGAGAGTGAGATGACAGTCGTCATCGCCACTCGCGACCCGAACTTTAGAGAGTGGTACTgcgaggccctcgagtcCGCGGTTGTACGACAGCAGAATGCCAGCGACACCAAGTCATCAAGGGTGTTCATCCACTACCACGAAACTGAATGCTCTGTGTCGAATAATCCGGGCTCTTCAGAAGCTGACACGTCAATAAAAGCGCCCACCAAGAGCGTTGAAAAAGAGCCTGGTGCAGGTGACGCCGATTGTTGGGTATCGGACTCTGGGTCCGTCAGCCTTCAAAGAGCCGGCGGACGGCCTGACATTCTCTCGCTGGCCAGGCGCACTATGGAGAGTGAAGGAAGTGTGGGAGTGCTAGCCTGCGGGCCTGCGTCCATGGTCTTCGATGTAGGTCGAGCCGCTGCCGAGGGACAGAGACGCATATTATCCGGTGGGAGTGGCGCGAGCGAGGTCTGGTTCTACAACGAAAGTTTTTCGTGA
- a CDS encoding Low affinity copper transporter, whose amino-acid sequence MDMDHATTTAMAMAASTTAASGDMSSGSMSMSMADMAMTFFEAVRTPLYSDAWTPGNEGQYAGTCVFLIVLAAILRLLLAVKPVLEDRFWRNLATFDAAAKDVEDAHSTDGVEPGKAAGVLRRDIAGRWRGWRAGAAAARATYEVIVGGIGYLLMLAVMTMNLGYFLSVLGGIWLGTFFIGGLASNSPTIHC is encoded by the exons ATGGATATGGACCACGCGACGACAACAGCCATGGCGATGGCAGCATCTACCACGGCGGCCTCAGGAGACATGTCCAGCGGCAgcatgtccatgtccatggcCGACATGGCCATGACCTTCTTCGAGGCGGTCCGGACGCCGCTCTACTCGGACGCCTGGACGCCGGGCAACGAGGGGCAGTACGCCGGCACCTGCGTCTTCCTgatcgtcctcgccgcgaTCCTGCGTctgctcctcgccgtcaaACCGGTGCTCGAAGATCGCTTCTGGAGGAACCTCGCCACgttcgacgccgccgccaaagacgtcgaggacgcgcACTCCACCGACGGCGTTGAGCCCGGAAAGGCGGCCGGGGTGCTACGGAGAGACATCGCTGGACGATGGAGGGGGTGGCGGGCCggtgctgcggcggcgagggccacgTACGAGGTCATCGTCGGAGGGATCGGGTATCTGCT CATGCTCGCCGTCATGACCATGAACCTCGGGTACTTCCTGTCAGTTCTCGGAGGCATATGGCTGGGGACATTTttcatcggcggcctggccAGCAACAGCCCGACGATTCACTGTTAG